ACGTTGGCAACTGTCCTATCTCCGGAAGGGCGCACGGCCTCGATATGGTGGTAGGCGTCGTACAGCGCCGGGCGCATCAGGTCGTTCATGGCCGCATCGACGATGACCCACGGACGGGATTCGCCAGGCTTGACCCGAACAACGCGCGCCAGCAGCACCCCGGCGTTGCCGCTGATAAGGCGACCTGGCTCGAAAGCCAGGCGCATGTTCCAGCCCTTTGTCACTCGTGCGACCATCTGCCCGTAGGCATCGGGGCTTGGGGGCTCCGGCTGGCCCGGCCCGTATGGCACGCCGAGCCCGCCGCCAAGATCTGCGATCTTGAGGTTGAACCCGTCAGATCTCAGCCCCGCGATCAACTCTCCCAGGCGAACGAACGCCGACTCGAGCGGAGCGAGGCTCGTGAGTTGGCTGCCGATGTGAACGGTGACACCCGTCACCTCTAGGCCCGGCAATTCGCGGGCCGCACGAAAGGCCTCCATTGCCTGGTTTGCCGGAATACCAAACTTATTGTCGGCATTTCCCGTCGTGATCTTGGCATGTGTCCCGGCATCCACATCGGGGTTGAGGCGGAATGCAATCCGCGCGGTGCCGCCGACGCTGGATGCGACCTGGGACAGGGTTCGGGCTTCCTCAATCGATTCG
The window above is part of the Sphingomonas sp. HDW15A genome. Proteins encoded here:
- the lysA gene encoding diaminopimelate decarboxylase — translated: MDHFDYRYGQMFCEDVPLETIASEIGTPVYVYSTATLVRHARAIISALAMLDDPLVAFAVKANPNPAVLATLAGEGLGADIVSIGEYRRARAAGIAPSKILFSGVGKGATEMAEALSGDVLQFNLESIEEARTLSQVASSVGGTARIAFRLNPDVDAGTHAKITTGNADNKFGIPANQAMEAFRAARELPGLEVTGVTVHIGSQLTSLAPLESAFVRLGELIAGLRSDGFNLKIADLGGGLGVPYGPGQPEPPSPDAYGQMVARVTKGWNMRLAFEPGRLISGNAGVLLARVVRVKPGESRPWVIVDAAMNDLMRPALYDAYHHIEAVRPSGDRTVANVVGPVCESGDTFAMAREMDRLKEGDLLVFRTAGAYGAAMSNGYNSRELTPEILVNGDNWALVRRRIDLAEASAMPLPGWLSA